A genomic segment from Thermoproteota archaeon encodes:
- a CDS encoding 50S ribosomal protein L18 translates to MARSARYKVRFRRRREGKTDYKKRLALLKSGLPRMVVRRTNRYIIVQFVKFRPEGDEVIAYAFSKELSRYGWPYGGKNTSAAYLTGYLAALRAKEAGVERAVLDIGRFPSTKGSRLYAALKGALDAGIEIPHSPEVLPEEDRIRGEHIASWASSLKEDNEEFYRRQFALYLSREADPESMPEVFERVLSQLERGPSGGNG, encoded by the coding sequence TTGGCTAGATCAGCTAGGTACAAGGTCAGATTCAGACGGAGAAGGGAGGGTAAGACCGACTACAAGAAGAGGCTGGCTCTGCTGAAGAGCGGGCTCCCTAGGATGGTGGTCAGGAGGACTAACAGGTACATAATAGTGCAATTCGTCAAGTTCAGACCCGAGGGGGATGAGGTAATAGCATACGCTTTCTCCAAGGAGCTATCGAGATATGGATGGCCGTACGGAGGGAAGAACACGTCTGCGGCCTATCTCACCGGGTACTTGGCGGCTCTGAGGGCTAAGGAGGCGGGAGTCGAGAGGGCGGTTTTAGATATAGGGAGGTTCCCATCCACCAAGGGCTCTAGGCTCTACGCGGCCCTCAAGGGCGCCTTAGACGCGGGTATAGAGATTCCCCACTCTCCTGAGGTACTACCCGAGGAGGACAGGATAAGGGGCGAGCATATAGCCTCTTGGGCCTCCTCTTTAAAGGAGGATAACGAGGAGTTCTACAGGAGACAGTTTGCCCTTTACTTGTCTAGGGAAGCAGATCCGGAGTCCATGCCTGAGGTCTTCGAGAGGGTGCTGTCTCAGCTGGAGCGCGGGCCCTCGGGAGGCAATGGTTAA
- a CDS encoding 30S ribosomal protein S5 translates to MSAEGEAQSELERTWTPRTRVGKLVAEGRIKSIDEILRRGMPIQEPEIVDLLVPGLKEEIIEVRRVQRQTDAGELTQLRIVAAVGDGMSYVGVGKGKGREFRIALADAIRNAKLNIVKVRKGCGSWECGCGRPHSIPATVTGSSGSVRVTLMPAPRKLGIVGNETAKVILGLGGLQDVRVFSKGQTKNRMNYAFAIHDALWKLLLMTLPQDWRV, encoded by the coding sequence ATGTCAGCCGAGGGAGAGGCTCAAAGCGAGTTGGAGAGGACTTGGACCCCCAGAACTAGGGTGGGCAAACTCGTCGCTGAAGGTAGGATCAAGAGCATAGACGAGATACTGAGGAGGGGCATGCCCATCCAAGAGCCGGAGATAGTCGATCTCTTGGTTCCAGGCCTTAAAGAGGAGATAATAGAGGTGAGGAGGGTTCAGAGGCAGACCGACGCGGGTGAGCTGACCCAGCTCAGGATAGTGGCCGCTGTTGGAGATGGGATGAGCTACGTCGGCGTCGGGAAGGGCAAGGGGAGGGAGTTCAGGATAGCCTTGGCTGATGCCATAAGGAACGCCAAGCTGAACATAGTAAAGGTGAGGAAGGGCTGTGGCTCTTGGGAATGCGGTTGCGGCAGGCCCCACTCAATCCCTGCCACGGTGACTGGGTCCTCAGGCTCCGTGAGAGTCACCCTGATGCCAGCCCCTAGGAAGCTGGGCATAGTGGGCAACGAGACCGCTAAGGTGATACTGGGACTGGGCGGCCTGCAGGACGTTAGGGTGTTCTCCAAAGGTCAGACGAAGAACAGGATGAATTACGCCTTCGCGATTCACGATGCGCTCTGGAAGCTCCTCCTGATGACCCTCCCGCAGGACTGGAGGGTCTGA
- a CDS encoding 50S ribosomal protein L30, translating to MEEVPLMAVVRIRGRVDIKPDIRHTLDMLHMKRKFWATVVPLTPSYKGMLHKVKDYTTYGEIDRETLIQLLKARGELTTGGRLTDGWLEKHRKETGFSSVEELVDAVMGGEVRLHKLKWLKPYFRLHPPKGGFKKTTKRAWNDGGELGYRGKEINRLLRRMI from the coding sequence TTGGAAGAGGTCCCGCTGATGGCCGTTGTGAGGATAAGGGGTAGAGTCGACATAAAGCCGGATATACGGCATACTCTGGATATGCTCCACATGAAGAGGAAGTTCTGGGCTACCGTGGTGCCCCTGACTCCCTCGTATAAGGGAATGCTTCACAAGGTCAAGGACTACACCACTTACGGGGAGATCGACAGGGAGACCCTGATACAACTACTCAAGGCTAGAGGGGAGCTCACTACTGGAGGCAGGCTGACGGACGGGTGGCTGGAGAAACATAGGAAGGAAACTGGTTTCTCGAGTGTAGAGGAGCTAGTCGATGCAGTTATGGGGGGAGAGGTGAGGCTTCACAAGTTGAAGTGGCTGAAGCCCTATTTCAGGCTTCATCCCCCCAAGGGAGGGTTCAAGAAGACGACGAAGAGGGCGTGGAATGACGGAGGAGAGTTAGGATATAGGGGGAAGGAGATAAATAGGCTCTTGAGGAGGATGATATGA